The Gemmatimonas aurantiaca T-27 DNA segment CCGTCGTCCAGCCGATCCAACCCACTTCGAAGGCGACGAACAGGCCTGCGAAACCGATGAACGCTGATGGCACACGTTCGGCGGAGTTCACGACCCACGAGAACACCACGCCGACAACGCAGAACACGATGAAGTGAAACAGCGTGTATCCGAGAAACGCACCAGCGCGACTGGGCTGGGCTCCATCGAGGAACAACGATGCAATCGCGTTGCCCAGCATCACCGGCGTGCCGAGCAAGTCTCCTCGCGTGGCATCAAGGATGGCGAACCAGACCGCGATGGCGGTGGCGCCGATGAGTCCAACGGAAATACCCTCACGGGCGACGGCATTATTGGCTGACATCCGATGCCTTCCTCCACGTTTGCGGTGACCATCGGGTTTGCCCCTCGACAAACCCGGATGTTGCAACCACACTGCGTTTGACAGCGACGCTGGTGGCGTCACCCTCTAGGCTCTACCACCGGCCGCTGCCCTGCGTTCCCGTTCAACCTTTCCGTCGTGCCGCGTGTCGGAGTGTCAACACGATGGACTTCGCGAGAGTATCACCCGATCCCGCCGCCCGCCATGCCATACTCCGCACGCTTCACCATCCGTCATGCGGTAGCCATCACAACGCCGCTCGTGTCAGCCCTTGCGGCCTGTGGTGGCGGCACGTCGGACAAGGCAAAAGCGGGGGCTGACACGGTCGCAACCGGCCCCATCTGTACG contains these protein-coding regions:
- a CDS encoding Bax inhibitor-1/YccA family membrane protein; amino-acid sequence: MTPPASLSNAVWLQHPGLSRGKPDGHRKRGGRHRMSANNAVAREGISVGLIGATAIAVWFAILDATRGDLLGTPVMLGNAIASLFLDGAQPSRAGAFLGYTLFHFIVFCVVGVVFSWVVNSAERVPSAFIGFAGLFVAFEVGWIGWTTVLARGFGELTWAQVFVANLIAAAAMGAYMWRMHPALPRRVNAALAGAPE